The Streptomyces tubercidicus DNA segment CCGGGGGCCCGGACCGCGGAGGACTGGGTGCGGACGAGCACCCGGTGGCCGTCCTTGGTCAGCAGGGCGAACTCATGGACCTGGCGGCCCGGTGAGCGCATGGCGGCGGCCAGTACGGCCTCGATCCCGTCGGCGTCCTCCTTGCGGACCGCCCAGCCGGTCAGGCCCGTACGGCCGACGGCCTCGGCGGTGGTCCAGCCCAGAATGCGTGCGGCCTCGTGGTTCCAGTGGGTGACCGTGCCGTCCGCGGCGAATGCGACCAGGGCGGCGTCCATACCGTCCAGGAGCGCGGCGAGCAGACCGGAGTCCTCGGTCTCGTCGGCGGCACAGCGCGCCGAGGCCGACGAGGCGGAAGAAGCTGACGAAGCAGTCACTGGCACCCCTCACGAACGCGGCCACACATGCTCCACCTGGGAACATTCAACTGGAACGTGACACAGCACACACCCGATTCGCGGAAATCGTTGCCAACGGGAAATTCCCTTGTGTGCGGCTGGACAGCTTCCTAATCTGTGGAGCACACGAGAAGGGAGGTGGTTCGGCCAATGATTTCGCACCGGACGCGTGAGGTGGCTGCGGGCTAGCGGCCCGTCGCTTCACCGAAGTGCAGCGCCGGACCAGCGCATACTGCAGATGCGCAGCCGGCCAATCCCAAGCAGTCACCCGACCCGCGGGCTGCCGGTTCGTCCGACCGGCCCTTCGCGCCATCGAGCGCGGAGGAGGCAGCCCGCGGGTCGTCTGCGTGTGCGGGCGTCTGCGTTTGCGGGGCGTCTGCGTGTGCATACGAGGCGGGCGCGGACCGCGTACGGCCCTGCGCCACCGCCCGTCCCACCCGGCGCCGCCCTCAGGGCGCCAGGCGCTCCACGCTCCAGCCGTCGCCCGCCCGCACATAGCGCAGCCGGTCGTGCAGCCGGTTGAGGCGGCCCTGCCAGAACTCGACCGTCTCGGCGGCGATCCGGTAGCCGCCCCAGTGGGGCGGGGCCGGCACCTGCTCGCCCTCCGGGTAGCGGGCCGCCAATTCCTCGTAGGCGCGCTCCAGTTCCTCGCGCGAGGCGACCCGTGCGGACTGGTCGCTGGCCCAGGCGCCCAGCTGGGAGCCGTGCGGGCGGGTGCGGAAGTAGGCGGCGGTCTCGTCCCGGCCGATGCGCTCGGCGGCGCCGGTCACCACGACCTGACGGGCCAGGGGATGCCAGGGGAACAGCAGCGAGATGGCCGGATTGTCGGCCAGTTCTCGCCCCTTCCGGCTGTTGTAGTTCGTGAAGAACACGAAGCCGCGGTCGTCGAACGCCTTCAGAAGAACGGTCCGCGAGCTCGGCCGGCCCGCAGGGTCCACCGTCGAGACGACCATCGCGTTCGGCTCGTGCAGACCGGCCACCGTCGCGTCCTTGAACCAGCGCGCGAACTGGTCGTACGGGCTGGCGGCGAGATCGGACTCGGCGAGTCCCTCGGCGCGGTAATGGGCCCGCATGGAGGAGGGATCGGGGGTCTCGGCATGAGGCGCGTCGGCTGGGTGCACGGCCTCATCTTGCAACACCCGGTCTGACCCGGTCAGCCGGGCGGGGCGGAAGTCTCCCCGCCGTCGACCGGCCGTAACCCTCCCGACGGCAGATCGACCGGTGTGCGGGTCGCACCCGTCCGCGCAGGTGAGGGACCCGCCACAATCAGGCCAGACCCCCTGTGGGCCCCGGGCGGGGAGAGCTATCGTGTCCGTCCGGCCTGACGGGGCGCACCACACCGCACCACACCGCGGCGCCGCCCGCGGCCCGACCACTACGGGCAAGACCGTCGCGTGACCCACGCCCTGGCGGGGCATCACCGGGGTGACCGGTACGGACCGCGAGCTGCCGACGCAGCCGCGGAGCCGCACCGGCACCGCACCAGAGACTCGACCGCACGGCAGCCGGTCACGGACCGTTTGCCGCCCCCATCTTGAGGAGCTGCCTGATGTCCGACTTCGTACCCGGACTCGAAGGAGTCATCGCTTTCGAGACGGAGATCGCCGAGCCGGATAAAGAAGGCGGTT contains these protein-coding regions:
- the pdxH gene encoding pyridoxamine 5'-phosphate oxidase — encoded protein: MRAHYRAEGLAESDLAASPYDQFARWFKDATVAGLHEPNAMVVSTVDPAGRPSSRTVLLKAFDDRGFVFFTNYNSRKGRELADNPAISLLFPWHPLARQVVVTGAAERIGRDETAAYFRTRPHGSQLGAWASDQSARVASREELERAYEELAARYPEGEQVPAPPHWGGYRIAAETVEFWQGRLNRLHDRLRYVRAGDGWSVERLAP